In Campylobacter sp. 2014D-0216, the following proteins share a genomic window:
- a CDS encoding molybdopterin synthase catalytic subunit, whose product MFELHQGSLEIPSIYARWYEYAKDKNCGALITFCGIVRAEDGIEALSFDIYEPLLKTWFEKWCQKLANENVSLMFAHSIGEVKVHESSYFAGVLSKQRKLGLKLINDFVEDFKASAPIWKYDIINGEKIYAKERSLKLQGAGILSTKD is encoded by the coding sequence ATGTTTGAATTACATCAAGGATCTTTGGAAATTCCTAGCATTTACGCTAGATGGTATGAATACGCTAAAGACAAAAACTGCGGAGCTTTGATCACATTTTGCGGTATAGTGAGAGCTGAAGATGGAATCGAAGCTTTAAGCTTTGATATATATGAGCCTTTATTGAAAACTTGGTTTGAAAAATGGTGTCAAAAACTTGCCAATGAAAACGTAAGCTTGATGTTTGCTCACTCTATCGGCGAGGTAAAAGTACATGAGAGTTCTTATTTTGCTGGGGTTTTAAGCAAACAAAGAAAACTAGGACTTAAGCTGATTAACGATTTTGTAGAAGATTTTAAAGCAAGTGCACCTATATGGAAATATGATATCATCAATGGTGAAAAAATTTATGCTAAAGAACGCTCTTTGAAACTTCAAGGAGCAGGAATTTTAAGCACTAAGGACTAA
- a CDS encoding Fic family protein produces the protein MKEFIPPKLPLDIELNANIYGLIIRASRKLAELNGLSKSMPNPNILINALILQEAKDSSEIENIITTHDELFLSQIDESKLTRAAKEVKDYENALKKGYELLKKEQLLRNAHILEIQKRLERNNAGFRKQSGTTLINPTTGEIKHTPPQNPSDIQELMGNLERYINDDTLDELDFLVKMAIIHYQFESIHPFYDGNGRTGRIINILYLVYKGLLELPILYLSAYIVNNKEEYYNLLQKVRDEGAILEWIEYILKGVEQTAIKTIKTITIIEKMMSDVGEILQNKTNFYSKDFVELLFSHPYTKIDFLINKLDISRQSASKYLKICENLGVLECIKMGRNNYYINIELLKLFRKGIF, from the coding sequence ATGAAAGAATTCATACCACCAAAACTTCCTTTAGATATAGAATTAAATGCAAATATTTATGGTCTCATCATTAGGGCTTCGAGAAAATTAGCGGAGTTAAATGGACTTAGCAAAAGCATGCCTAATCCAAATATATTAATCAATGCTTTGATCTTGCAAGAAGCTAAAGATTCTAGCGAGATAGAAAATATTATTACCACTCACGATGAACTTTTTTTATCTCAAATCGATGAAAGTAAACTTACAAGAGCGGCAAAAGAAGTGAAAGACTATGAAAATGCTTTAAAAAAAGGATATGAGCTTTTAAAAAAAGAGCAATTATTAAGAAATGCACATATTTTAGAAATTCAAAAAAGACTAGAAAGAAATAATGCAGGTTTTAGAAAACAAAGCGGAACTACACTGATAAATCCTACCACAGGAGAAATCAAACACACACCCCCGCAAAATCCTAGTGACATACAAGAACTTATGGGAAATTTGGAGCGATACATCAACGATGATACTTTAGATGAACTTGATTTTTTGGTAAAAATGGCAATCATTCATTATCAGTTTGAAAGCATACATCCATTTTACGATGGTAATGGTAGAACAGGTAGGATTATCAATATACTTTATTTAGTTTATAAAGGCTTGCTTGAATTGCCTATCTTGTATTTAAGCGCTTATATAGTAAATAACAAAGAAGAGTATTATAATCTTTTGCAAAAAGTACGTGATGAAGGTGCAATTTTAGAATGGATAGAATACATACTCAAAGGTGTAGAGCAAACTGCTATAAAAACGATAAAAACCATTACTATAATAGAAAAAATGATGTCTGATGTAGGTGAAATTTTGCAAAATAAAACGAATTTTTACAGCAAAGACTTTGTGGAGCTTTTGTTTTCTCATCCTTATACAAAGATAGACTTTTTGATAAATAAATTAGATATTTCTAGGCAAAGTGCCTCAAAATATCTTAAAATTTGTGAAAATTTAGGGGTGCTAGAGTGCATTAAAATGGGTAGAAATAATTATTATATTAATATAGAACTTTTAAAACTTTTTAGAAAGGGAATTTTTTAA
- a CDS encoding formate dehydrogenase subunit gamma, producing MHRVILALLACFSFLFAQENFEVKNTQIWDVQRVMNIESYQNFGALWTKLQGEYIASAVLIILIAVISAFALHYMVIGPKKFSHDGKKIYAFSVFERLFHFVAAISWIILVPTGLIMIFGSYFGGGFFVRLCKNLHGIATILFIISIIPMFLCWIKRMLPASYDLKWMMIVGGYLSKEKKPVPAGKFNFGQKSWYYIAVFGGFLMITTGAFMFFLDFNSTSLQSIFGISHIDILRASAIIHNILGILCAVFFAIHIYMAVFAIKGSIHSMISGYKEEEEVYILHSYWYKELSDKKQINPSFTYDSKTKI from the coding sequence ATGCATAGAGTTATACTAGCTCTTTTGGCCTGTTTTAGCTTTCTATTTGCTCAAGAAAATTTTGAAGTTAAAAACACTCAAATTTGGGATGTGCAAAGAGTGATGAATATAGAAAGTTATCAAAATTTTGGTGCTTTGTGGACTAAGCTACAAGGTGAATACATCGCAAGTGCTGTTTTGATCATACTCATTGCTGTGATCTCGGCTTTTGCATTGCATTATATGGTAATTGGTCCTAAGAAATTCTCTCATGATGGTAAGAAAATTTATGCTTTTTCGGTCTTTGAAAGATTGTTTCACTTTGTAGCAGCGATCTCTTGGATCATTCTTGTGCCAACGGGTCTTATTATGATTTTTGGATCGTACTTTGGCGGAGGATTTTTTGTAAGATTATGTAAAAATTTACATGGTATCGCAACGATTTTATTTATCATTTCTATCATTCCTATGTTTTTATGCTGGATCAAAAGAATGCTTCCTGCAAGTTATGATTTAAAATGGATGATGATAGTTGGAGGGTATTTAAGCAAAGAGAAAAAACCTGTACCTGCGGGTAAATTTAACTTTGGTCAAAAGTCATGGTATTATATCGCTGTATTTGGTGGCTTTTTGATGATCACTACGGGTGCTTTTATGTTTTTCCTTGATTTTAATTCTACTTCGTTGCAGTCTATTTTTGGAATTTCTCATATAGATATTTTAAGAGCTTCTGCTATCATTCATAATATTTTGGGAATTTTATGTGCAGTGTTTTTTGCTATTCATATTTATATGGCTGTATTTGCGATCAAAGGAAGTATTCACTCGATGATTAGCGGATATAAAGAAGAAGAAGAAGTTTATATTTTGCATTCTTATTGGTATAAAGAGTTAAGCGATAAAAAACAAATCAATCCTTCTTTTACTTATGATTCTAAAACAAAAATTTAA
- a CDS encoding multicopper oxidase family protein, with protein MNRRLFLKWNALGLASISSAYAMGDHSHHNMHSHHTAKKTHKVDTSFIKLEDPNIQLLDAKDFPSEEALAKLKLLKNTSTKKNFFRSSIEIKESQIELVKGKKTQCFTYNGSIPGPKIEVYEGDTVEILVKNNLKEPTTIHWHGLDIPPEQDGNPHDPIMPGREKIYRFKLGENSAGTYWYHPHPHYTTAKQVYKGLAGVFVVKARKDALSHLQEQDWVISDLRLDKNAQIPDNNLFDWLNGREGNLVLINGQLKPKITIDDAQRIRIYNLCAARYLNLRIQGAKFILVGTDGGLIEKGIELDELFLSPASRVEVLIQASKGDFKLESTYYNRDKMLVEEKPYTLTLADLKVEKTLENIPEKLREFPPLKEATSFKEVIMSEDHMQMHGISNKSEEEIKQSLASMFLINGKTFDMNRTDLTSKLNEVEEWVVKNSSHMDHPFHIHGTQFELISSQFKGKITKAKFRALQDTINVRPGEELRLRMSQNFTGIRMFHCHILEHEDLGMMGILKIKE; from the coding sequence ATGAATAGAAGATTATTTTTAAAATGGAATGCTTTAGGTTTAGCAAGTATTAGCAGTGCCTATGCAATGGGTGATCACTCTCACCATAATATGCATTCACATCATACAGCAAAAAAAACTCACAAGGTCGATACTTCTTTTATCAAGCTAGAAGATCCAAACATTCAACTACTCGATGCAAAAGACTTTCCTAGCGAAGAAGCATTGGCAAAATTAAAACTTTTAAAAAACACAAGCACAAAGAAAAATTTCTTTAGATCTAGCATAGAAATCAAAGAAAGCCAAATAGAACTTGTCAAAGGTAAAAAAACCCAATGTTTTACCTATAATGGCTCCATACCAGGACCTAAAATCGAAGTTTACGAAGGTGATACAGTTGAAATTTTAGTAAAAAACAATCTAAAAGAGCCAACAACCATTCACTGGCATGGACTTGACATACCACCTGAACAAGATGGCAACCCACATGATCCCATCATGCCTGGTCGAGAAAAGATTTACCGTTTCAAACTTGGAGAAAATTCAGCAGGAACATACTGGTACCATCCTCATCCACACTACACCACAGCAAAGCAAGTTTATAAAGGCTTAGCAGGAGTTTTCGTGGTAAAAGCTAGAAAAGATGCATTGTCGCATTTACAAGAGCAAGACTGGGTGATTAGCGACCTACGCTTGGATAAAAACGCACAAATTCCTGATAATAATTTATTTGACTGGCTTAATGGTAGAGAAGGAAATTTAGTCTTAATCAATGGGCAATTAAAACCAAAAATCACCATCGATGATGCGCAAAGAATTCGCATATACAATCTATGTGCGGCAAGGTATTTAAATTTACGCATTCAAGGTGCTAAATTTATTTTAGTGGGAACTGATGGGGGACTTATAGAAAAAGGTATTGAATTAGATGAGTTGTTTTTAAGTCCTGCTTCAAGAGTAGAAGTGCTAATCCAAGCAAGCAAGGGTGATTTTAAACTTGAAAGCACCTACTATAACCGCGACAAAATGCTTGTCGAAGAAAAACCTTACACACTCACACTAGCTGATCTTAAAGTGGAAAAAACTTTAGAAAACATACCTGAAAAACTACGCGAATTTCCACCTTTAAAAGAAGCTACAAGCTTTAAAGAAGTAATCATGAGTGAAGACCATATGCAAATGCATGGCATTAGCAACAAAAGCGAAGAAGAAATCAAACAAAGTCTTGCCTCTATGTTTTTGATCAATGGTAAAACATTTGATATGAATAGAACGGATTTGACTTCAAAATTAAACGAGGTAGAAGAATGGGTGGTAAAAAACTCTTCTCACATGGATCATCCTTTTCATATACATGGAACACAATTTGAACTCATTTCTTCTCAATTTAAAGGTAAAATAACAAAAGCAAAATTCAGAGCATTGCAAGATACGATCAATGTAAGACCTGGTGAAGAACTAAGACTAAGAATGAGCCAAAATTTCACCGGCATTAGAATGTTTCACTGCCACATTTTAGAACACGAAGATCTTGGAATGATGGGAATTTTAAAAATCAAAGAATAA
- a CDS encoding twin-arginine translocation signal domain-containing protein: MEANQRRDFLKKSLKIGALGVVAGASVNALAKDDYQEQNTVVLGKSTKKEVLYKKTMHWEKYYKIAY, translated from the coding sequence ATGGAAGCTAACCAAAGAAGAGATTTTCTTAAAAAATCTTTGAAAATTGGTGCTTTAGGGGTAGTTGCCGGAGCGAGCGTAAATGCTTTAGCTAAGGATGATTACCAAGAGCAAAATACAGTAGTTTTGGGAAAAAGCACTAAAAAAGAAGTGCTTTATAAAAAAACTATGCATTGGGAAAAATACTACAAAATAGCTTATTAA
- a CDS encoding molybdopterin synthase, small subunit, translated as MVKVEFLGPINKESLELEVKSLKELKVILGQDESLKEWLELCAVALNDEMVFDDETTLKDGDKICLLPPVCGG; from the coding sequence ATGGTAAAAGTTGAATTTCTAGGACCAATCAACAAAGAAAGTTTAGAACTAGAAGTAAAAAGCTTAAAAGAATTAAAAGTGATTTTAGGGCAAGATGAAAGCTTAAAAGAATGGCTTGAGCTTTGCGCAGTTGCTTTAAACGATGAAATGGTTTTTGATGATGAAACCACCCTAAAAGATGGGGATAAAATCTGCTTACTTCCGCCGGTTTGTGGAGGATAA
- a CDS encoding class I SAM-dependent DNA methyltransferase produces MQSKIDKITDILRRDDGISGAMHYSEQISWVLFLKFLDDYEEELKLEAELDEKPYKAILQEKFSWRAWAAPKTSEGKLDVKNALSGSDLLSFVNDELFPYLKSFKDNENFKSIEYKIGGIFEFIDNRIANGHTLREVINLVDELSFSKESDVFALGEVYEKLLKDMGSDGGNSGEFYTPRPLVRAMVEVLDPKAKERIYDPACGSCGFLVESFLHILYEDRAKKKKANLSVEELEFLQNDALFGKEKTPLSYAMGVMNMILHEVKSPNIIKTNTLNKKITDITENEKYEVILANPPFGGKEKDQIQNNFPVKSNATELLFLQHILKSLKNNGRCAIVVPEGVLFQNSNAFVSVKKDLLENFNLECVLSLPSGVFLPYSAVKTNVLFFSKGQRSICGENDESVYYYELVPPFKLTKNKPLEYTHLQEFLKCYKERKITANSYLVSKKELEERNYDLSAKNPNVKEEKTLREVEEILSELEQNQKQAKMLFEKIQKALV; encoded by the coding sequence ATGCAAAGTAAAATCGATAAAATCACAGATATTCTAAGACGCGATGATGGCATAAGCGGTGCTATGCATTATAGTGAGCAGATTAGTTGGGTGCTTTTTTTGAAATTTTTAGATGATTATGAAGAAGAGTTAAAGCTAGAAGCTGAGTTAGATGAAAAGCCTTATAAGGCTATTTTGCAAGAAAAATTCAGTTGGAGAGCTTGGGCAGCACCTAAAACAAGCGAAGGAAAGCTTGATGTAAAAAATGCTTTAAGTGGAAGCGATTTGCTAAGCTTTGTGAATGATGAGCTTTTTCCATATCTAAAAAGTTTTAAAGATAATGAAAATTTCAAAAGCATAGAGTATAAGATAGGCGGAATTTTTGAATTTATAGACAACCGCATAGCTAATGGCCATACTTTAAGAGAAGTTATAAATTTAGTCGATGAGTTAAGTTTTAGCAAAGAAAGTGATGTATTTGCTTTAGGTGAGGTTTATGAGAAGCTTTTAAAAGACATGGGAAGCGATGGGGGAAATAGTGGGGAGTTTTATACCCCAAGACCTTTGGTTAGAGCCATGGTGGAGGTGCTAGACCCTAAAGCAAAAGAGAGAATTTATGATCCTGCGTGTGGGAGTTGTGGGTTTTTAGTAGAGAGTTTTTTGCATATTCTTTATGAAGATAGGGCAAAAAAGAAAAAAGCAAATTTGAGTGTGGAAGAACTTGAATTTTTACAAAATGATGCCTTGTTTGGTAAAGAAAAAACTCCGCTAAGTTATGCAATGGGTGTGATGAATATGATCTTACATGAGGTTAAGTCCCCAAATATCATCAAAACCAATACTCTAAATAAAAAAATCACAGACATAACTGAAAATGAAAAATACGAAGTGATTTTAGCAAATCCTCCTTTTGGTGGTAAAGAAAAAGATCAAATTCAAAATAACTTTCCTGTAAAATCAAATGCTACCGAGCTTTTGTTTTTACAGCATATTTTAAAGTCTTTGAAAAACAACGGAAGATGTGCCATAGTAGTGCCTGAAGGAGTGCTTTTTCAAAATTCAAATGCCTTTGTGAGTGTAAAAAAAGACTTGCTAGAAAATTTTAATCTTGAATGTGTTTTAAGCTTGCCAAGTGGGGTGTTTTTGCCTTATAGTGCGGTAAAAACTAATGTGCTTTTTTTCTCTAAAGGACAAAGAAGCATTTGTGGTGAAAATGATGAAAGTGTATATTACTATGAGCTTGTGCCTCCTTTTAAATTGACCAAAAACAAACCTTTAGAATACACACATTTGCAAGAATTTTTAAAATGTTATAAAGAAAGAAAAATCACGGCTAATTCTTATTTAGTAAGTAAAAAAGAACTTGAAGAAAGAAATTATGATTTAAGTGCTAAAAACCCAAACGTAAAAGAAGAAAAAACTTTGCGTGAAGTAGAGGAAATTTTAAGCGAGTTAGAGCAAAATCAAAAACAAGCAAAAATGCTTTTTGAGAAAATTCAAAAAGCACTTGTTTAA
- the nspC gene encoding carboxynorspermidine decarboxylase, producing the protein MLIQNHLDKNFQTPAYILEEDKLRKNCELLAKVSEESGAKVLLALKGFAFSGAMDIVGEYLSGCTCSGLWEAKFAKEYMDKEIHTFSPAFKDDEIDEIINLSHHIVFNSFNQFKKFKDKASKKSLGLRCNPELSVAPKELYNPCGRFSRLGIRAVDFENEDLSALSGLHFHALCEESAHSLELVLNAFEAKFSQFIKNMKWINFGGGHHITKAGYDVQKLIDLCKKFSDKYGVQVYLEPGEAIGWQCGTLVASVVDIVENEKKIAILDTSSEAHMPDTIIMPYTSEVLNARILSSRDGEKYSELKENEFAYLLGGNTCLAGDIMGEYAFDQELKIGQKIVFLDQIHYSIVKNTTFNGVRLPNLMLLDKNEKLSMVREFGYENYSKRN; encoded by the coding sequence ATGTTAATCCAAAATCATCTAGATAAAAATTTTCAAACTCCTGCTTATATTTTAGAAGAAGACAAACTTAGAAAAAATTGTGAACTTTTGGCTAAAGTGAGTGAAGAAAGTGGTGCAAAAGTTTTACTTGCTCTCAAAGGATTTGCGTTTTCAGGTGCTATGGATATAGTGGGCGAGTACTTATCAGGCTGTACTTGTAGCGGGCTTTGGGAGGCTAAATTTGCTAAAGAATACATGGATAAAGAAATTCATACTTTCTCTCCTGCTTTTAAAGATGATGAAATAGATGAAATCATCAACCTTTCACACCATATTGTATTTAATTCTTTTAATCAGTTTAAAAAATTTAAAGATAAAGCAAGTAAAAAGTCTCTTGGTTTGCGTTGTAATCCAGAGCTTTCAGTGGCTCCAAAAGAACTTTATAATCCTTGTGGTAGATTTTCAAGGTTAGGAATTCGCGCAGTTGATTTTGAAAATGAAGACTTAAGTGCTTTAAGTGGGCTTCATTTTCATGCTTTGTGTGAAGAAAGTGCGCATTCTTTAGAGCTCGTGTTAAATGCTTTTGAAGCTAAATTTTCACAATTTATTAAAAATATGAAATGGATTAACTTTGGCGGGGGACATCACATCACAAAAGCGGGTTATGATGTGCAAAAGCTGATTGATCTTTGTAAAAAATTTAGCGATAAATACGGAGTGCAAGTGTATCTTGAGCCAGGTGAAGCTATAGGTTGGCAGTGTGGGACTTTAGTTGCAAGTGTTGTTGATATCGTGGAAAATGAGAAAAAAATAGCTATTTTAGATACTTCAAGTGAAGCTCATATGCCAGATACTATCATCATGCCTTATACTAGTGAAGTTTTAAATGCTAGAATTTTATCAAGTCGCGATGGGGAAAAATATAGCGAGTTAAAAGAAAATGAATTTGCTTATTTGCTTGGTGGCAATACTTGCTTAGCAGGAGATATCATGGGCGAATACGCTTTTGATCAAGAGTTAAAAATAGGGCAAAAAATTGTATTTTTGGATCAAATTCATTATTCTATAGTGAAAAATACTACATTTAATGGAGTAAGACTTCCAAATTTAATGCTTTTGGATAAAAATGAAAAATTATCCATGGTGAGAGAATTTGGCTATGAGAATTATTCAAAAAGAAACTAA
- a CDS encoding restriction endonuclease subunit S — protein sequence MTNLPQGWEKFNFDNIFYSPSSKNYQLNTKDYLDKGCIPIIDQSKKFIIGYSNNYEKIFKINNCNNSCIIFGDHTRVLKFIDFDFIVGADGVKILLNKDIERFNTKFLFFQLLYKDIPLLGYRRHFSVLKQNTFIIPPLKEQERIVGILDESFAKIDESIKILEQDLLNLDELMQSALQKAFNPLKDNAKENYKLPQGWEWKSLGEICFITDGTHKTPNYIKTGIPFLSVKNISKGFFDLSDIKYISLEEHNKLIKRAKPEFGDILICRIGTLGKAIKISLEFEFSIFVSLGLLKPKVKIISDYLVYFLNSYFIEGWIDNNKVGGGTHAAKLNLNILEKCPIALPPLKEQEQIASHLDELSSHVKNLKQNYQMQIKNLQELKKSLLDKAFQGRL from the coding sequence ATGACAAATTTACCACAAGGTTGGGAGAAATTTAATTTCGATAATATTTTTTACAGCCCAAGTTCTAAAAATTATCAATTAAATACTAAGGATTATTTAGACAAAGGTTGCATACCTATAATAGATCAATCTAAAAAATTTATTATCGGATATTCAAATAATTATGAAAAAATATTTAAAATAAATAATTGCAATAACTCATGTATAATTTTTGGCGATCACACCAGGGTTTTAAAATTTATAGATTTTGATTTTATTGTTGGTGCAGATGGGGTAAAAATATTATTAAATAAAGACATAGAAAGATTTAATACAAAATTTTTATTTTTTCAACTATTATACAAAGATATTCCATTATTAGGATATCGAAGGCATTTTAGCGTGCTTAAACAAAATACTTTCATTATTCCACCACTCAAAGAGCAAGAAAGGATAGTGGGGATTTTAGATGAGAGTTTTGCAAAGATAGATGAGAGTATAAAAATTTTAGAGCAAGATTTGCTCAATTTAGATGAGTTAATGCAAAGTGCCTTGCAAAAAGCTTTTAACCCCTTAAAAGATAATGCTAAGGAAAACTACAAACTCCCACAAGGTTGGGAATGGAAAAGCTTAGGGGAAATATGTTTTATTACAGATGGAACACACAAAACACCTAACTATATAAAAACAGGGATTCCTTTTTTATCTGTTAAAAATATTTCTAAAGGTTTTTTTGATTTAAGTGATATCAAATACATTTCACTAGAAGAGCATAACAAACTTATAAAAAGAGCTAAGCCTGAATTTGGAGATATTTTAATTTGTCGTATTGGAACTTTGGGAAAAGCTATAAAAATTTCTTTAGAATTTGAATTTAGTATTTTCGTTAGCTTAGGGCTTTTAAAACCAAAAGTTAAAATTATAAGTGATTATTTGGTTTATTTTTTGAATTCTTATTTTATTGAAGGGTGGATTGATAATAATAAAGTTGGTGGTGGAACACATGCTGCAAAATTAAATTTAAATATTTTAGAAAAATGTCCTATTGCGCTACCCCCACTCAAAGAGCAAGAGCAAATCGCTTCGCATTTAGATGAGCTTTCTTCTCATGTAAAAAATTTAAAGCAAAACTATCAAATGCAGATAAAAAATCTACAAGAGCTTAAAAAGTCCTTGCTAGATAAAGCTTTTCAGGGAAGATTATAA
- a CDS encoding TorD/DmsD family molecular chaperone, with product MIQDIDLSRKYFYEFFSKAFNFIDEEEFEIWHKQVLALAQSPLDESLKPDFEKLCVCNFASFKEEQNSVFFDFSYVNVPISASFYDEGRDDGKMKLQACEIIRKTKFRKKEECRQSEDEFGFLFAFMASIIEHDLKVAQQLFRFVINPVVDEFIEKLQIHKNSNFYIAIANIMKVFFVSERAYLEVQAPVKKEGKSIADEALQRLPYEPRLPTKFSKTNIEELSKL from the coding sequence ATGATACAAGATATCGATCTTTCTCGTAAGTATTTTTACGAATTTTTCTCCAAAGCATTTAATTTTATCGATGAAGAAGAATTTGAAATTTGGCATAAGCAAGTTTTAGCCTTAGCCCAAAGTCCTTTAGATGAAAGTTTAAAGCCTGATTTTGAAAAGTTGTGTGTGTGTAATTTTGCAAGCTTTAAAGAAGAGCAAAACAGCGTGTTTTTTGATTTTTCTTATGTAAATGTACCTATTAGTGCTTCCTTTTATGATGAAGGTAGAGATGATGGTAAAATGAAGCTTCAAGCCTGTGAGATCATTAGAAAAACAAAATTTAGAAAAAAAGAAGAATGCAGACAAAGCGAAGATGAATTTGGATTTTTATTCGCTTTTATGGCAAGTATTATTGAACATGACTTAAAAGTTGCACAACAATTGTTTCGTTTTGTGATCAACCCTGTGGTAGATGAATTTATAGAAAAACTACAAATTCATAAAAATTCAAATTTTTATATTGCTATTGCCAATATTATGAAAGTATTTTTTGTGAGTGAAAGGGCTTACTTAGAAGTACAAGCACCTGTAAAAAAAGAAGGTAAAAGTATCGCAGATGAAGCACTACAAAGACTTCCTTATGAACCAAGGCTTCCGACTAAATTTAGCAAAACTAATATCGAGGAATTAAGCAAGCTATAA
- a CDS encoding molybdopterin molybdotransferase MoeA yields the protein MLTSYNQSLNILHSHIKAYEKIENIALTQCLDRILAIDIKASTNNPQFPTASMDGYAIKFSEQDEALSIIGEVPAGVFPSFKIQSKECVKTFTGSLMSEGCDTLVPVEKVEVNNGVVYIKEKVPQGFAVRKVGESYTEGEILLTKGTKLGYSEIALLAELGYFHICVFAKPIIGVLSSGSEIKDLGESLEHPAQIRSSNHIAIANMAKKLGAEARIFPLLKDDMQKTPSVLKQALNACDILVTTGGVSMGDFDFLKQAVKEYEVIIDKVDVKPGKHIKIAKFEDKFIFALPGFPYSAMVMFNLYVRELLNAWLLQEKDYIFKAFANTDYKKKSSHLEFVACNVEFKDGKIYANLKGKKQGSSAIINNLNHKAALMIAHDDIKENDLVDIIFMP from the coding sequence ATGCTAACTTCTTATAATCAAAGTTTAAATATACTTCATTCGCATATAAAAGCATACGAAAAGATAGAAAACATCGCCTTAACACAGTGCTTAGATAGAATTTTAGCCATAGACATCAAAGCTTCTACCAATAACCCTCAATTTCCCACAGCTTCTATGGATGGCTATGCGATCAAATTTAGCGAGCAAGATGAGGCTTTGTCTATCATAGGCGAAGTACCTGCGGGAGTTTTTCCAAGCTTTAAAATACAAAGCAAAGAATGTGTTAAAACCTTTACAGGTTCTTTAATGAGTGAGGGTTGTGATACCTTAGTACCCGTGGAAAAAGTAGAAGTTAACAACGGTGTGGTTTACATCAAAGAAAAAGTCCCTCAAGGCTTTGCTGTGAGAAAGGTGGGTGAGAGTTACACCGAGGGTGAAATTTTACTCACTAAAGGCACAAAACTAGGCTATAGCGAGATAGCACTTTTAGCCGAGCTTGGATACTTTCATATTTGCGTTTTTGCTAAACCTATCATAGGCGTGTTAAGCAGTGGAAGTGAGATCAAAGACTTAGGCGAAAGCTTAGAACACCCTGCACAAATTCGCTCATCAAACCATATAGCCATAGCTAATATGGCGAAAAAGCTTGGTGCTGAAGCTAGAATTTTTCCACTTTTAAAAGATGATATGCAAAAAACCCCAAGTGTTTTAAAACAAGCACTTAATGCATGTGATATTTTAGTTACCACCGGTGGGGTTTCCATGGGGGATTTTGACTTTTTAAAACAAGCTGTTAAAGAGTATGAAGTCATCATAGACAAAGTCGATGTAAAACCTGGCAAACACATCAAAATAGCCAAATTTGAAGATAAATTCATCTTTGCTCTACCGGGTTTTCCATACTCGGCTATGGTGATGTTTAACTTATATGTAAGAGAACTTTTAAATGCTTGGCTTTTACAAGAAAAAGACTATATATTTAAAGCATTTGCAAATACTGACTATAAGAAAAAAAGTTCGCATTTAGAATTTGTAGCTTGTAATGTAGAATTTAAAGATGGAAAAATTTATGCCAATTTAAAAGGCAAAAAACAAGGCTCAAGTGCCATCATCAACAACCTTAACCATAAAGCTGCACTTATGATAGCACATGATGATATAAAAGAAAATGATTTAGTTGATATAATTTTTATGCCTTAA